One window of the Gemella haemolysans ATCC 10379 genome contains the following:
- a CDS encoding SA1320 family protein: DKIKNLKEIFTGRVIRIQSEADVLNNVSDYLKGEYLGVEHILKNSGWHLLGNILNSEELKEELEKITGQLYKIKPNIDIDGDGKIDVKLGELDLKRRNLLDDKASIVSEGKIQLNPEVLRTLSSNIGTKVINDLEIIKNITKLCIEKNNKVRMDFNQRKEQVTESIQEELNNIGIPLILDNLRESVGEIIKNKDSLSNLQSYHELKMEFFSINEKPIVKGYELNPAPYNNQLGILRHAVEPLLTQSIKEETRDISNLFRGKPTILKSWQEIENNIKRLLEESDKTFEGDGLRTGKEDGISQSLKQVLEVAGKNIEELEKQLQNTVELTQGLAENFEEQDRWIGTKLQQGIFLGSNPVKNMPQSYKAYLERDEIFDDVKDVIQAFDKQVEKRSKEYAKKMAEIIGDSLVTLVSGLENWLRFVDDAKSAIVDVEGNYPLTVEVEEKYTEEYQEEGETKTTTKTRIRYWGEFKRLYPEIVVDNITDIQDKIISKKAGIVQTIQVIKTTQNNLGYLEPNLKKIIEEGIYKAFDLDEIVNSQKIVKRIIEKSQSEIKYVKEHIGTEGMSGEAIKALNQKLEEVNRSLEYYKMFIGDCFGDQA, encoded by the coding sequence AAGATAAGATAAAAAATTTAAAGGAGATATTTACAGGACGAGTTATAAGGATACAGTCAGAAGCAGATGTATTAAATAATGTTTCTGATTATTTAAAAGGAGAATATTTGGGGGTAGAACATATATTAAAAAATTCTGGATGGCATTTACTGGGAAACATATTAAACTCAGAAGAATTAAAGGAAGAATTAGAAAAAATAACTGGGCAACTGTATAAAATCAAACCCAACATAGATATAGATGGAGATGGAAAAATAGATGTTAAATTGGGAGAATTAGATTTAAAGAGAAGAAATTTATTGGATGATAAAGCTAGTATAGTAAGTGAAGGGAAAATTCAACTAAATCCTGAAGTATTAAGAACCCTAAGTAGTAACATAGGAACAAAAGTAATAAATGACCTAGAGATAATAAAAAACATAACAAAATTATGTATAGAAAAAAATAATAAAGTAAGAATGGACTTTAACCAAAGAAAAGAACAAGTCACAGAAAGTATACAAGAAGAATTAAATAATATTGGAATACCATTAATACTAGACAATTTAAGAGAATCAGTAGGAGAAATAATAAAAAATAAAGACTCATTAAGCAATCTACAAAGTTACCATGAATTAAAAATGGAGTTTTTCTCAATAAATGAAAAACCTATAGTGAAAGGATATGAACTAAATCCAGCACCATATAATAATCAATTGGGAATACTGAGACACGCAGTAGAACCGCTGTTAACTCAGAGTATAAAAGAAGAAACAAGAGATATATCCAACCTTTTTAGAGGAAAACCAACTATACTGAAATCATGGCAAGAAATAGAAAATAATATTAAGAGATTATTAGAAGAAAGTGATAAGACATTTGAGGGAGATGGTCTAAGGACAGGAAAAGAAGACGGAATAAGTCAATCTTTAAAACAAGTGCTAGAAGTAGCAGGGAAAAATATAGAAGAATTAGAAAAACAACTCCAAAACACAGTAGAGCTAACGCAAGGATTAGCGGAAAATTTCGAAGAACAAGATAGATGGATAGGTACAAAACTACAACAAGGAATCTTTCTAGGAAGTAATCCAGTAAAAAATATGCCGCAAAGCTATAAAGCCTATTTAGAACGTGATGAAATATTTGATGATGTAAAAGATGTAATTCAAGCGTTTGATAAACAAGTAGAAAAAAGAAGTAAAGAATATGCGAAGAAAATGGCTGAAATAATAGGAGATAGTCTGGTTACACTTGTAAGTGGTCTGGAAAATTGGTTAAGATTTGTAGATGATGCAAAAAGTGCGATAGTGGATGTGGAAGGTAACTATCCACTAACGGTGGAAGTGGAAGAAAAATATACAGAAGAGTATCAAGAAGAGGGGGAAACAAAAACTACAACTAAAACAAGAATAAGATACTGGGGGGAGTTCAAACGGTTATACCCAGAAATTGTAGTAGACAATATAACGGATATTCAAGATAAAATAATATCTAAAAAAGCGGGAATAGTCCAGACTATACAGGTAATAAAAACAACCCAAAACAATTTAGGATACTTAGAACCAAATTTAAAGAAAATAATAGAAGAGGGAATCTATAAAGCTTTTGATTTAGATGAGATAGTAAACTCTCAAAAAATAGTAAAAAGAATAATAGAAAAGAGTCAAAGTGAAATAAAATACGTAAAAGAACATATAGGAACAGAAGGTATGAGTGGTGAGGCGATAAAAGCACTGAACCAGAAATTAGAAGAGGTAAATAGAAGTTTAGAATATTATAAGATGTTTATAGGGGATTGTTTTGGTGATCAAGCATAA
- the esaA gene encoding type VII secretion protein EsaA has protein sequence MSKKGLIILSSIIIVLTSIIVFYGVIKPNPVIPGNQEAKITNNDIKIAFVNEDSGVVYNGDNIQMSSVLLNTLKENTEYKLETVSRAIAEKGLEAGNYNIMLVLPSKFSQDVLALESRNPKQAIFQYKIKSDKKDIVKQAEQAVSEIKQFFNKDIINVYFSSIIGNLQSSQTQVGAAIGRERSVLNKYQSNLLVPLTDYSNQFKGVGSSSENMLSSFSNFHKSINNTNEAFTSIMDTNRTYDKEIEKIKLLQENWQSSLQIRENNLNLYDEGLKKLSVKEELSNLKLTQKFLSEELTNPVAYTESEQKVKNLNKAIETILTTFNGMNSNVLEITNTYQDKIKEAVSDSMKKSAVDNANQQTIGLMIDDLKGSMLERVSEAVRNLPYYDANMIENLQIGEEDKKYLKNINSFAEKYSQANNIILAKNNTTFSQERLLNLKGVVLNELAKNRTISLKNNEDKYIRVRVLVNSPYKFNSLNVNYGSISKISDNEFIITLNQPTKELNINYKLEYKGEVLMMSPAVVDAEIDTVRSVSMVHGEGEKIETTDKDGKKTSKLLYSKEDKDIENRSTQTQVIFPFELPFNLKESNKAIYNDLKNYNNLFSVVKTIYGLDLNKDNFDSLEPKEGSLLKKAELKNLNEILTSIVAKTITNQLKTELTIPKEKFSEIEALKVNAEELNKVIGELRKNTKVFSDNLSATILETEKVSKTLEEKPELKETEKRDNTELVTVSLEINKDLIKLMGASNTLLNNTKSNQSTSEVVNKGFESLGNSVKTLERDGTGLASKVNDLKSSMDANYGDNEEFLKTFSKVLNNAKDGNSKNKAVYDYLSNPINAGNITKLVSENNTQNIALKQDTRTGFVMTVVVYLISVLLAHILQNTDFSKIQNQRYVSRVQWKNASLPMTIMMGLSFVLSIIIGLIVGGKLDYVLEKTLGLIVLMFLLMVLFTGMNNWLLNKIKSTGLLISISILLLYLVTAGQLLDERTKANEVLSYISPLNYIENALTSFLNNQDGWGVVFGISFIFTILVSVFNMSEYKKIKNI, from the coding sequence ATGAGTAAAAAAGGATTAATAATATTGTCGTCTATAATAATAGTCTTAACTTCAATTATAGTATTTTATGGTGTAATAAAACCTAATCCAGTTATCCCTGGAAATCAAGAAGCAAAAATAACAAATAATGATATTAAAATTGCTTTTGTAAATGAGGATAGTGGAGTAGTGTATAATGGTGACAATATACAAATGAGTAGTGTTCTGTTGAATACTTTAAAAGAGAATACAGAGTATAAATTAGAGACAGTGAGTAGAGCTATTGCTGAAAAAGGATTAGAGGCTGGTAATTATAATATTATGTTAGTGTTACCGAGTAAATTCTCTCAAGATGTTTTAGCATTAGAGAGTAGAAATCCCAAGCAAGCTATATTTCAGTACAAAATAAAATCTGATAAAAAGGATATAGTTAAACAGGCAGAACAAGCAGTATCAGAGATAAAACAATTTTTTAATAAAGATATTATAAATGTATATTTCTCAAGTATTATAGGAAATTTACAATCTTCTCAGACTCAAGTGGGAGCAGCAATTGGACGAGAAAGAAGTGTTTTAAATAAGTATCAATCTAATTTATTGGTACCACTTACAGATTATTCAAATCAATTTAAAGGTGTAGGAAGTAGTAGTGAAAATATGTTGTCTTCTTTTAGTAATTTCCATAAGAGTATAAATAATACAAATGAAGCATTTACTTCAATTATGGATACTAATAGAACATATGATAAAGAAATCGAGAAAATAAAACTATTACAAGAAAACTGGCAGTCATCACTCCAAATTCGAGAAAATAATTTGAATTTATATGATGAAGGATTAAAAAAACTATCAGTTAAAGAAGAATTATCCAATTTAAAATTAACTCAAAAATTTCTTTCTGAAGAATTAACAAATCCAGTAGCCTATACAGAATCTGAACAGAAAGTGAAAAATCTAAATAAGGCTATTGAAACTATTCTAACTACTTTTAATGGGATGAATAGTAATGTATTAGAAATAACTAATACTTATCAAGACAAAATAAAAGAAGCAGTATCAGATTCTATGAAGAAAAGTGCAGTTGATAATGCTAATCAACAAACTATAGGATTAATGATTGATGATTTAAAAGGTTCTATGTTGGAGAGGGTTAGTGAGGCTGTAAGGAATTTACCTTATTATGATGCGAATATGATAGAAAACCTACAAATTGGTGAAGAAGATAAAAAATATTTAAAAAATATAAATAGTTTTGCAGAAAAGTATTCTCAAGCTAATAATATTATTCTAGCTAAAAATAATACAACGTTTAGTCAGGAAAGATTACTAAATTTAAAAGGTGTAGTTTTAAACGAATTGGCAAAAAATCGTACAATTTCACTAAAAAATAATGAAGATAAGTATATAAGAGTGCGTGTTTTAGTTAATTCACCTTATAAATTTAATAGTTTAAATGTTAATTATGGTTCAATTAGTAAAATAAGTGACAATGAATTTATTATTACATTGAATCAGCCAACAAAGGAATTAAATATAAATTATAAACTAGAGTATAAAGGTGAAGTACTTATGATGTCTCCTGCTGTGGTTGATGCCGAAATAGATACAGTTAGGTCTGTATCTATGGTACACGGAGAGGGAGAAAAAATAGAGACAACTGATAAAGATGGTAAAAAAACAAGTAAACTTCTATATTCAAAAGAAGATAAAGATATTGAAAATAGGTCTACACAAACTCAAGTCATATTCCCATTTGAATTACCTTTTAATTTAAAAGAGAGTAATAAAGCAATTTATAATGATTTAAAAAACTATAATAATTTATTTTCTGTTGTGAAAACAATATATGGTTTAGATTTAAATAAAGATAATTTTGATTCATTAGAACCAAAAGAAGGATCTTTATTGAAAAAGGCTGAATTGAAAAATTTAAATGAAATACTAACTTCTATAGTTGCAAAAACTATAACGAATCAACTAAAAACAGAACTAACAATTCCAAAAGAAAAATTCAGTGAAATAGAAGCTTTAAAAGTTAATGCTGAAGAATTAAATAAAGTTATAGGGGAACTAAGAAAAAATACTAAGGTTTTTTCTGATAATTTAAGTGCGACTATTTTAGAAACAGAAAAGGTTTCAAAGACTTTAGAAGAAAAACCTGAACTTAAAGAAACTGAAAAAAGAGATAACACAGAGTTAGTTACAGTAAGTTTAGAAATTAATAAAGATTTAATTAAATTAATGGGGGCAAGTAATACACTACTCAATAATACTAAATCAAATCAATCAACATCTGAAGTGGTAAATAAAGGGTTTGAAAGTTTAGGGAATAGTGTAAAAACATTGGAAAGAGATGGAACAGGCTTAGCTTCAAAAGTTAATGATCTAAAGTCTTCTATGGATGCTAATTATGGAGATAATGAAGAATTTTTAAAAACTTTTTCTAAGGTACTAAATAATGCGAAAGATGGTAATAGTAAAAACAAGGCTGTTTATGATTATCTATCGAATCCAATAAATGCAGGGAATATTACGAAGTTAGTTTCAGAAAATAATACACAAAATATTGCATTAAAACAGGATACACGAACAGGGTTTGTTATGACCGTAGTTGTTTATTTAATAAGTGTTTTATTGGCTCACATATTGCAAAATACTGATTTCTCAAAAATTCAGAATCAGAGATATGTTTCAAGGGTTCAGTGGAAGAATGCTTCACTACCAATGACTATAATGATGGGATTAAGCTTTGTCCTATCTATAATTATAGGCTTAATAGTAGGAGGTAAATTAGATTATGTACTCGAAAAGACATTAGGATTAATTGTGTTAATGTTCTTGTTAATGGTTTTATTTACAGGAATGAATAATTGGTTGTTAAATAAAATTAAATCTACAGGGTTATTAATTAGTATAAGTATTTTATTGCTATATTTAGTAACTGCTGGGCAACTGCTAGATGAGAGAACAAAAGCAAATGAAGTATTATCATATATATCTCCATTGAATTATATAGAAAATGCATTAACATCATTTTTAAATAATCAAGATGGTTGGGGTGTTGTTTTTGGTATTTCATTTATCTTTACAATTTTAGTTTCAGTTTTTAATATGTCAGAATATAAAAAAATAAAGAATATTTAA
- the essB gene encoding type VII secretion protein EssB: MENVVEITREEIKGNKEIAQALLVAKSPFFVDTTIEVDEDNIRIKSEVLEQYDDYNKIMLLNLKDKLRYLINLSKIYTDLENSKYTYRFDKESIVFTENGIPLLVYRGVVNQVYPYDRISYEEFLNQYKAIVISIIDVKAHYDKLSAGALEFYRGNLFCEEIAKEPTLEGVVNILLDFYNKEKQDNIENYTRVTKKNIKFLKTSFLMTGIATLVLGLLIGYMLLYSIPQKDKIADIRLLFINKDYSNVIEKSKKMNRKSISQEDKYIIAYSVIQSEPLTEKQKERLSKINNQSNADYLSYWILIGQAKIDEAIDVASFLDDPQLLMYGITKKIDELQRNPELSSEKRTEQLNSYKSKLEELKKKYLGSEEAIKKDDKK, translated from the coding sequence ATGGAAAATGTTGTGGAGATAACGAGAGAAGAAATTAAAGGAAATAAGGAAATAGCTCAGGCTTTGTTGGTGGCAAAATCACCATTTTTTGTAGATACAACTATAGAAGTTGATGAAGATAACATCAGAATAAAGAGTGAAGTTCTTGAGCAATATGATGATTATAACAAGATAATGTTATTAAATTTAAAAGATAAATTACGTTATCTTATTAATCTGTCAAAAATTTATACAGATTTAGAAAACTCTAAGTATACATATCGTTTCGATAAAGAATCAATAGTATTTACAGAAAATGGGATACCGCTTTTAGTTTATAGAGGGGTGGTAAACCAAGTATATCCATATGACAGAATTTCTTATGAAGAATTTTTAAATCAATATAAAGCTATAGTTATCTCAATAATAGATGTAAAGGCACATTATGATAAGTTGTCTGCCGGAGCATTAGAATTTTACAGAGGAAATCTGTTTTGTGAAGAAATAGCCAAAGAACCAACATTAGAAGGTGTTGTTAATATATTATTAGATTTTTATAATAAAGAAAAACAAGATAATATAGAAAACTATACACGTGTAACAAAGAAAAATATCAAGTTTTTAAAAACAAGTTTTTTAATGACGGGTATAGCAACGCTAGTATTAGGACTTTTGATAGGGTATATGTTATTATACTCAATTCCTCAAAAAGATAAAATTGCAGATATAAGATTATTATTTATAAATAAAGATTATTCTAATGTTATAGAAAAAAGTAAGAAAATGAATAGAAAGTCTATTAGTCAAGAAGATAAATATATTATAGCTTATTCAGTTATTCAGTCTGAGCCATTGACAGAAAAACAAAAAGAGCGATTAAGCAAGATAAATAATCAATCTAATGCTGACTACTTAAGCTATTGGATTTTGATAGGTCAAGCTAAGATAGATGAAGCAATAGATGTTGCAAGCTTTTTAGATGATCCGCAATTGCTAATGTATGGTATAACTAAGAAAATAGATGAATTGCAACGTAATCCAGAGTTGTCTTCAGAAAAACGAACAGAGCAACTAAATAGTTATAAATCAAAACTAGAAGAGCTAAAGAAAAAATATTTAGGATCTGAAGAAGCAATAAAAAAAGACGATAAAAAATAG
- the essC gene encoding type VII secretion protein EssC has product MKVYIIYKEKNYMLYPNRKYRLGNTRECDIYIEEAIDEVLIQVKNDRLLINYNEYSHGIYTLKLIGLKLRLLILEKNKYFLLDRKNVLIDSTDLADIYFKEIKFPVLISYEEETKIVSEGVFYLNGYKTTGEVSLKEFDEIVFLEGLSIKVLSRSLSLFSNATIKSEMITYDEDERYENRAEEFHRSPRIILREPTDKVTVGTPPMEEEESRQSLLRLLMMPLAMVFFTILMYIYSSSGTMMIMMFGMSTVTIITSIHSYVSDRKKFKERQQKKVKDYKEYLEEKQLEFANCKEEQKQSLEHHYPDMKKILQMPKEVDRRIYEKTPYYFDFLTYRLGTGEVEPSFSIEYSKSETSKVREEVIGDINNLLSHYRNIQNVPVKGDIHVPTGYIGTRKIAIEQIQQLMMQIAVFHSYHDVQFIPIFREDELNLWNWSRWLPHIQISAFNSRGFIYNQQTRDQLLTSLYQIIKDRKLDYDQNTDKSKEKLYTPHYILFITDLSLLLDHNIMEYINDDLTSVGVTLVFVEEVIERLPEHVKTVIDYRNDKKGIQILHKGEYINKEFSPLEQISLLDKENFARGLAGINHEETLRNAIPNSVTFLEMYGAKTIAELNILERWQQNEAYQTMAVPLGVRGRDDILYLNLHEKAHGPHGLIAGTTGSGKSELIQSYILSLVVNYHPYEVAFLLIDYKGGGMANLFANLPHLVGTITNLDANQALRALISIKAELKKRQKLFFEHDVNHINQYTKLYKQGKAKEPLPHLFIISDEFAELKQEQPDFMQELISTARIGRSLGIHLILATQKPSGVVNDQIWSNSKFKIALKVQDVADSREIIKTPDAAQITQTGRAYLQVGNNEIYELFQSAWSGAEYKEDESDSDNRDLTIYEIRNNGQYSPINKDLSGLSARKEIKSIPTQLDVIVEYTKKLFDKTGLAKVASPWLPPLKDNIYSDDVQNNNFKDYWGRKEKLTILVGYQDIPEKQEQSPLYLDMEKTGHIMLISSPGFGKTTFLQSIALDLMRKNTPEDVHIYLYDFGTSGLISINEFPHVADYFTLDEEEKITKSLKRLEEEVKHRKALLANAKVTNYTQYNEVSTESIPTIFMLIDSFDGMADAKYNEAFISVLNTIARDGASLGIYIVTTLSRTNAMRLQLQGNFKTKISLFLFDKSDLSAIVGRSNINLEEIKGRAVVKFDEIVHFQVVQAYKTQSYSEYINEIKEEINSMEEYWQGEKPEKIPMLPEKITYRYIDDIITDKDMDNTFVLGLYRDTAKLATFTLDRAMMMASDKPAALENYYTVVNYNLNRISNEYKAYLLDSVDRVRTNYLSNIEKIITPLEIEEIVSELLTELEKRMTQAQEYSQKYLLIIPEIAAFSRDSRISEQNLKLLVKEGAKYGITVLFIGYYQDLVSNFDFLIKQIKPLVEQVYMGVRISDQDHTKYPYIFNEAYLKANEGYTLTPYKYDNVQVIEEE; this is encoded by the coding sequence ATGAAGGTTTATATTATTTATAAAGAAAAAAATTATATGCTTTATCCTAATAGAAAGTATCGTCTGGGAAATACAAGAGAATGTGATATCTATATAGAAGAAGCAATAGATGAGGTTTTAATACAAGTAAAAAATGATCGATTACTTATAAATTACAATGAATATAGTCATGGAATTTATACTTTGAAATTAATTGGATTAAAGTTAAGATTGTTGATTTTAGAAAAAAATAAATATTTTTTATTGGATAGAAAAAATGTTCTTATAGATTCAACAGATCTTGCAGATATTTATTTTAAAGAAATTAAGTTTCCTGTTTTGATAAGTTATGAGGAAGAAACAAAAATCGTAAGTGAAGGAGTTTTCTATTTAAATGGGTATAAAACTACAGGTGAAGTTTCTTTAAAAGAATTCGATGAGATTGTATTTTTAGAAGGATTAAGTATAAAAGTATTAAGTAGGTCTTTAAGCCTATTTAGTAATGCTACAATCAAAAGTGAGATGATAACATATGATGAAGATGAGCGATATGAGAATAGAGCGGAGGAGTTTCATCGTTCACCACGTATTATCTTAAGAGAACCAACAGATAAAGTTACCGTTGGAACACCTCCGATGGAAGAAGAGGAATCTAGACAGTCTCTTCTGAGACTACTTATGATGCCTTTGGCTATGGTTTTCTTTACAATATTAATGTATATCTATTCTTCTAGTGGAACAATGATGATAATGATGTTTGGTATGTCAACAGTTACTATTATAACATCGATACATAGTTATGTTTCTGATAGGAAAAAATTCAAGGAGCGTCAACAAAAGAAAGTTAAAGATTACAAAGAATATCTTGAAGAAAAACAACTAGAATTTGCCAATTGTAAAGAAGAGCAAAAGCAATCGTTAGAACATCATTATCCAGATATGAAGAAAATATTGCAGATGCCAAAAGAAGTAGATAGAAGAATATATGAAAAAACACCATATTATTTTGATTTTCTAACTTATAGATTAGGTACAGGGGAAGTGGAACCGAGTTTTTCTATAGAATATAGCAAATCTGAAACTTCTAAGGTAAGAGAAGAAGTAATAGGAGATATTAATAATCTATTATCACACTATAGAAATATTCAAAATGTTCCTGTTAAAGGAGATATTCACGTGCCTACAGGTTATATAGGAACAAGAAAAATAGCAATAGAACAAATACAGCAACTAATGATGCAAATAGCGGTGTTTCACAGTTATCATGATGTACAGTTTATTCCAATTTTTAGAGAAGATGAATTAAATCTATGGAATTGGAGTAGATGGTTACCTCACATCCAGATAAGTGCATTTAATAGCAGAGGTTTTATATATAATCAGCAAACAAGAGATCAACTGTTAACTTCTTTGTATCAAATAATTAAAGATAGAAAACTTGATTATGATCAAAATACCGATAAATCAAAAGAAAAGTTATACACTCCTCACTATATATTGTTTATAACGGATTTAAGCTTATTATTAGACCATAATATAATGGAATATATAAATGATGATTTAACATCTGTAGGAGTAACACTTGTTTTTGTAGAAGAGGTAATAGAGAGATTACCGGAACATGTTAAAACAGTCATTGATTATAGAAATGATAAAAAAGGAATACAAATATTGCATAAAGGAGAATATATAAATAAAGAATTTTCTCCATTAGAGCAGATATCATTGTTAGATAAAGAAAATTTTGCAAGAGGATTGGCAGGTATAAATCATGAAGAAACCCTTCGCAATGCAATACCTAATTCTGTAACATTTTTAGAAATGTATGGAGCAAAAACAATTGCTGAATTAAATATCTTAGAGCGTTGGCAACAAAATGAAGCTTATCAAACTATGGCTGTACCGCTAGGGGTAAGAGGAAGAGATGATATATTATACCTGAATCTTCATGAAAAAGCCCACGGGCCACACGGTTTGATAGCAGGAACAACAGGATCAGGGAAATCAGAATTAATTCAATCATATATTTTATCACTAGTTGTAAATTATCATCCATATGAAGTAGCTTTTCTATTAATAGACTATAAAGGTGGAGGTATGGCTAATTTATTCGCAAACTTACCTCATCTAGTGGGGACAATAACCAACTTAGACGCTAACCAAGCACTAAGAGCCCTGATTTCTATAAAAGCTGAATTAAAAAAACGTCAAAAATTATTTTTTGAACATGATGTTAATCACATTAATCAATATACAAAATTATATAAACAAGGGAAAGCAAAAGAACCACTACCGCATTTATTTATAATAAGTGATGAGTTCGCAGAGTTAAAACAAGAACAACCAGATTTTATGCAAGAGTTAATATCAACAGCTCGTATTGGACGTTCATTGGGGATTCATTTGATTTTAGCTACACAAAAACCTAGTGGTGTAGTAAACGATCAGATATGGTCAAACTCAAAATTTAAAATAGCTCTGAAAGTACAAGATGTAGCAGACTCGCGTGAAATTATTAAAACACCGGATGCGGCACAAATTACACAAACGGGTAGAGCATATTTACAAGTAGGTAACAATGAAATCTATGAACTATTCCAAAGTGCTTGGAGTGGGGCAGAATATAAAGAAGACGAATCAGATAGTGATAATAGAGATTTAACAATATACGAAATCAGAAATAATGGACAATATTCACCTATAAATAAAGATCTAAGTGGATTATCGGCGAGAAAAGAAATTAAATCTATACCAACTCAATTAGATGTAATTGTAGAATATACTAAAAAACTATTTGATAAAACAGGATTGGCAAAAGTTGCAAGTCCATGGCTACCTCCATTAAAAGACAATATATATAGCGATGATGTCCAAAATAATAACTTTAAAGATTATTGGGGGCGTAAAGAGAAACTTACTATTTTAGTTGGTTACCAGGATATTCCAGAAAAACAAGAACAATCGCCATTATATCTAGATATGGAAAAAACGGGACATATTATGTTAATTTCTAGTCCAGGTTTTGGAAAAACAACATTTTTACAGAGTATAGCGCTAGATTTGATGAGAAAAAATACCCCAGAAGATGTCCATATATATTTATATGACTTCGGAACAAGTGGACTTATATCTATTAATGAGTTTCCGCATGTTGCAGATTACTTCACCTTAGATGAGGAAGAAAAAATCACAAAATCTCTAAAACGTTTAGAAGAAGAAGTTAAACATAGAAAAGCACTATTAGCTAATGCCAAAGTAACTAATTATACACAGTATAATGAAGTATCGACCGAGAGTATACCAACGATTTTTATGCTGATAGATAGTTTTGATGGAATGGCAGATGCTAAATACAATGAAGCATTTATCAGTGTATTAAACACAATAGCTAGAGATGGAGCTTCTTTAGGTATATATATAGTGACCACATTATCAAGAACGAACGCTATGCGTTTGCAGTTACAAGGTAATTTCAAAACAAAAATATCGTTATTCTTATTTGATAAGAGTGACCTATCTGCGATAGTAGGACGTTCGAATATCAATTTAGAAGAAATAAAAGGAAGAGCAGTTGTGAAGTTCGATGAGATTGTGCATTTCCAAGTAGTTCAAGCTTATAAAACTCAAAGTTATTCAGAATATATAAATGAGATTAAAGAAGAGATAAATAGTATGGAAGAATATTGGCAAGGTGAAAAACCAGAAAAAATACCAATGCTACCAGAAAAAATTACATATCGATATATCGATGATATAATTACTGATAAAGATATGGATAATACTTTTGTATTAGGATTATATAGAGATACAGCTAAATTAGCAACATTCACCCTAGATAGAGCAATGATGATGGCGTCAGATAAACCAGCTGCCCTAGAGAATTATTATACAGTAGTCAATTATAATCTAAACAGAATAAGTAATGAATATAAGGCCTATCTACTTGATTCGGTAGATAGAGTGAGAACAAACTATTTATCAAACATTGAGAAGATAATAACTCCACTAGAAATAGAGGAAATAGTTAGTGAACTTTTAACAGAACTTGAAAAAAGGATGACTCAAGCACAAGAATATTCACAAAAATACTTATTAATTATTCCAGAGATAGCGGCATTCTCACGAGATTCAAGGATATCAGAACAAAATCTTAAACTTCTAGTAAAAGAAGGAGCCAAATATGGTATTACAGTTCTATTTATAGGATATTATCAAGATTTAGTATCTAATTTTGATTTCTTAATTAAGCAGATAAAACCACTAGTAGAACAGGTTTATATGGGTGTAAGAATATCTGATCAAGATCATACAAAATATCCATATATCTTTAATGAGGCTTACTTAAAGGCTAATGAAGGGTACACTCTAACACCTTATAAATATGATAACGTGCAGGTTATAGAAGAAGAGTAG
- a CDS encoding DUF1310 family protein: MKKILIGILSTVAIIAILIGGKIQMDKYRVKSIVHSEEAKVAIKRIFKNRDDKAFTSEGKIKSYRLDEGKIKKNPMGGVDISIIVNDDKDMILNTTISQDKYNGGYKTEGMSISPKLDEIMYSEDKEKE, encoded by the coding sequence GTGAAGAAAATACTGATAGGAATATTAAGTACAGTCGCAATAATAGCGATATTAATAGGAGGGAAGATACAAATGGATAAATATAGAGTGAAAAGTATAGTGCATAGTGAAGAGGCGAAAGTGGCGATAAAAAGAATTTTTAAAAATAGAGACGATAAAGCATTTACGTCGGAAGGTAAAATTAAAAGTTATAGGTTAGATGAAGGTAAAATAAAGAAAAATCCAATGGGGGGAGTAGACATTTCAATTATAGTAAATGATGATAAAGATATGATATTAAATACTACTATAAGTCAAGATAAATATAATGGGGGCTATAAGACGGAAGGTATGTCTATATCACCAAAGTTAGATGAAATAATGTATTCTGAGGATAAAGAAAAGGAGTAA